Proteins from one Bactrocera neohumeralis isolate Rockhampton chromosome 3, APGP_CSIRO_Bneo_wtdbg2-racon-allhic-juicebox.fasta_v2, whole genome shotgun sequence genomic window:
- the LOC126751970 gene encoding rap guanine nucleotide exchange factor 2 isoform X1: MDPYHHIRHHYPPTRPELQQKCNRGSHSSDTSSAYSGSDTMASVYGSSMDAEEIDLSGLVESVVDSDEEDLAESMDSLNVRDAVRDCLEKDPSERTEEDVEILLEFTQGLKAFTNITLAVRRALCAVMVFAVVDKAGTVVMSDGEELDSWSVLINGAVEIEHANGTREELQMGDSFGILPTMDKLYHRGVMRTKCDDCQFVCITQTDYYRIQHQGEENTRRHEDEDGRIVMVTELRQIGSNEHGTTGSNASAASAAGMKRGHVVIRGTPERLLQQLVEENSMTDPTYVEDFLLTQRIFIKNPQEVTQKLLAWFECDAEPPKGSTASPQEIRDRVTRVVLLWVNNHFTDFEADHEMMEFLEVFEAGLEHTRLLSQLRLLHIACAAKARMRSCTLTRSSRDEPLNFNIIGGYEMRGITAATGGGGCGIYIAHVVPGSKAQDVGLKRGDQIHEVNGQSFEHVTSKRAMEILMGSTHLSITVKSNLLGFKEMMLAIEQGGNGSSGSNGAGTPIGSGSGSSGGSLGSKSLRSPRRICANDIAKLHGRCMLDDMTTTNRSHMLRLSSVDMLLPTDQTDCCPPATPPPIMPQQPSSGGGNMASNFMSNLLQSVSNASARKDSQANCNDGGGGSKGGGFMTLAPRRRIQKALAKMNLLQHKSIGGAGLNDSVDIATPTETMSQKAGKLTTSSSSSSSTCGGVGGGNRLYQSQSNPDLSSSLLYEDATSLTTSTATAPTPTPNYLTASMHRPSAVSTTSSAMLPDYPEHVLKVFKADQSCKYLLINKETTAHEVVMLALQEFGIHDPSSNYSLCEVSVGEGGMVKQRRLPDQLQNLAERIGFAARYYLKTNGSTETLVPDELALELVRESSVHFLQLNAYELAIQLTLQDFAIFRQIESTEYIDDLFNLKTKYGVPMLTKFAELVNREMFWVVTEICSEHNIVRRMKIVKQFIKIARHCKECRNFNSMFAIISGLGHAAVSRLRLTWEKLPSKYQRLFSDLQDLMDPSRNMSKYRQLVSSELLAQHPIIPFYPIVKKDLTFIHLGNDTRIEGLINFEKLRMLAKEVRLLTHMCSSPYDLLAILELKGQSPSNALFSLNQLSTSQNAGGTHSTVIAANAGQSTIKRRKKSTAAPNPKKMFEEAQMVRRVKAYLNNLKIISDEDALHKFSLECEPSSNSQTHGSSGGSTRGESGLGRDGTGNSSTRSGDQLSIYSHTSSSSAPNSSLSLRKRHPSSPTLSTTSSTSSTSDHHNRRNMAHNNNSKFGIASPQAVKKILALSDPTKVRPHQPFTARHSGMPPPPPPLLVNTPHHMLAHAYSNTPAGMPLTAATGTSTTPSPCTHRRLASGSNSMPTGNMVPVRAIHERSNSDTPTPPLPSVDLSVESSSVTTFRDLPLRKSVTSGSVSSSDSGHGSYAQQHDTSSSVYTAADCRLLQQISNTAARNLSGSGGAGSTSSSSNSSSGSNGSAPTTPVPPPPPYHMLRSAAHNAANSMYHANATSAAPLPPPPYTRLHCGETMVAPLMHPAHTRHSNMHGGTPSFVDGNNKCPMCPTMSPPSNMNQ, encoded by the exons TATCCACCCACGCGTCCcgaattgcaacaaaaatgcaaTCGCGGCTCACATTCGAGTGACACAAGCTCAGCGTATAGTGGCAGCGATACAATGGCGTCTGTATACGGCTCCTCAATGGATGCGGAGGAGATCGATCTCTCCGGTTTGGTGGAGTCGGTGGTGGACTCCGATGAGGAGGACTTGGCGGAGAGTATGGAT AGTCTAAATGTGCGCGATGCGGTGCGTGATTGCCTGGAGAAAGATCCCTCTGAACGCACAGAGGAAGATGTCGAAATACTGCTGGAATTCACACAAGGTTTGAAGGCCTTCACCAATATAACGTTGGCGGTGCGACGCGCACTCTGTGCCGTCATGGTGTTTGCTGTAGTCGACAAAGCAGGCACAGTGGTGATGTCCGATGGTGAAGAGCTCGATTCCTGGTCGGTGCTTATTAATGGCGCCGTCGAGATTGAGCATGCGAATGGCACACGTGAAGAACTGCAAATGGGTGATTCCTTTGGCATACTACCCACCATGGATAAGCTATATCATCGTGGTGTAATGCGTACGAAATGTGACGATTGTCAGTTCGTTTGCATAACACAAACCGATTACTATCGCATACAGCATCAGGGTGAGGAAAACACACGACGACACGAAGATGAGGATGGGCGCATAGTGATGGTCACGGAATTGCGTCAAATCGGCAGCAATGAACATGGTACAACAGGTAGTAATGCGAGCGCCGCCAGCGCCGCGGGCATGAAGCGTGGTCATGTGGTGATACGCGGCACACCCGAACGTTTGCTGCAACAGTTGGTGGAGGAGAATTCAATGACTGATCCGACATATGTGGAGGATTTTTTGCTCACACAACgtattttcatcaaaaaccCACAAGAGGTAACGCAAAAGCTGCTCGCCTGGTTCGAATGTGATGCCGAACCGCCAAAGGGCAGCACAGCGTCACCACAAGAGATACGCGACCGTGTCACACGCGTCGTCTTGTTGTGGGTGAACAATCATTTTACCGATTTTGAGGCTGATCATGAAATGATGGAGTTCCTGGAGGTATTCGAGGCTGGTTTGGAGCACACGCGACTGCTGAGTCAGCTGCGTTTGCTGCATATAGCATGTGCGGCCAAAGCGCGCATGCGTAGTTGTACATTGACACGTTCGTCACGTGATGAACCTTTAAACTTCAATATTATTGGCGGTTATGAGATGCGCGGCATTACCGCAGCAACCGGCGGTGGCGGTTGTGGCATATACATAGCACATGTAGTGCCCGGTTCGAAGGCGCAAGATGTGGGTCTCAAGCGTGGCGATCAAATACACGAGGTGAACGGTCAGTCCTTCGAACATGTGACGAGTAAACGTGCAATGGAAATACTGATGGGTAGCACACATCTGAGCATAACGGTAAAAAGCAATCTGCTTGGCTTCAAAGAGATGATGTTAGCCATTGAACAAGGTGGCAATGGCAGCAGTGGTAGCAATGGTGCCGGCACGCCTATCGGTAGTGGCAGCGGCAGCAGTGGCGGCTCGCTAGGCAGCAAATCATTGCGTAGTCCACGTCGTATATGCGCCAACGACATTGCCAAATTACATGGACGCTGTATGTTGGACGATATGACCACCACAAATCGTTCGCATATGCTGCGACTCAGCTCAGTCGATATGTTATTGCCCACGGACCAAACAGACTGTTGTCCGCCAGCCACGCCACCGCCGATTATGCCGCAACAGCCGAGTAGCGGTGGTGGTAATATGGCCAGTAATTTTATGTCGAATCTTTTGCAAAGCGTTAGTAATGCATCGGCGCGAAAAGACTCGCAAGCTAATTGCAATGACGGCGGTGGCGGCTCAAAAGGTGGCGGTTTTATGACGCTTGCGCCAAGACGTCGCATACAAAAAGCGCTAGCGAAAATGAATTTGTTGCAGCACAAAAGCATCGGTGGCGCCGGTTTGAATGATTCTGTCGATATAGCCACGCCCACGGAGACGATGTCACAAAAAGCCGGCAAATTAACCACTTCCTCTTCCAGTTCCTCATCTACCTGCGGCGGTGTTGGCGGCGGTAATCGCCTATACCAATCGCAATCCAATCCGGATTTGAGTTCATCACTGCTGTATGAAGATGCCACTTCTTTAACAACCAGCACTGCTACAGCGCCTACGCCAACACCCAACTATCTGACTGCCTCCATGCATCGGCCATCGGCCGTTTCCACAACAAGCTCCGCTATGCTGCCCGATTATCCCGAGCATGTGTTGAAAGTCTTCAAAGCCGATCAGTCATGCAAGTATTTGCTCATCAATAAGGAGACGACGGCGCACGAAGTTGTTATGTTGGCGCTGCAAGAGTTTGGCATACATGACCCCAGCTCGAATTATTCGCTTTGTGAGGTTAGCGTCGGTGAGGGTGGCATGGTGAAACAACGTCGCCTGCCCGATCAACTGCAGAACTTAGCCGAACGTATTGGTTTTGCAGCGCGCTACTATTTGAAAACAAACGGCAGTACCGAAACACTGGTGCCCGACGAATTGGCGCTCGAGTTGGTGCGTGAGTCGAGTGTGCATTTTCTGCAGCTGAACGCCTACGAGTTGGCCATACAATTGACACTGCAGGACTTCGCCATCTTTCGGCAAATCGAATCGACTGAGTATATCGATGATCTGTTCAATCTGAAGACGAAATATGGTGTGCCAATGTTAACGAAATTTGCCGAACTCGTTAATCGTGAAATGTTTTGGGTCGTCACCGAGATCTGCAGTGAACACAATATTGTGCGTCGCATGAAaattgtcaagcaatttataaAGATTGCGCGTCACTGCAAAGAGTGTCGCAACTTCAATTCCATGTTCGCCATCATATCCGGACTCGGACATGCGGCTGTATCACGCTTGCGTCTTACCTGGGAAAAACTACCATCTAAATATCAACGGCTCTTCTCCGACTTGCAGGATCTCATGGACCCCTCACGCAACATGTCAAAATATCGCCAACTTGTCTCTTCCGAGCTGCTCGCACAACACCCCATCATACCGTTCTATCCGATTGTAAAGAAGGATCTCACCTTCATTCATCTTGGCAATGACACGCGTATCGAAGGTCTcataaactttgaaaaattacgTATGCTCGCCAAAGAGGTGCGTCTACTAACGCATATGTGCTCATCGCCCTACGATCTGCTCGCCATACTCGAACTTAAAGGTCAATCGCCCTCGAATGCGCTCTTCTCGCTCAATCAGCTGTCCACTTCACAAAATGCCGGTGGCACACACAGCACCGTTATTGCCGCTAATGCCGGCCAATCGACTATTAAGCGTCGCAAAAAGTCTACAGCGGCACCGAATCCAAAGAAAATGTTCGAAGAGGCACAAATGGTGCGTCGCGTCAAGGCATACCtgaataatttgaaaatcatCAGCGATGAGGATGCACTGCACAAATTCTCGCTTGAATGCGAACCGTCATCCAATTCACAAACACATGGCAGCAGCGGCGGTAGTACGCGTGGTGAGAGCGGTTTGGGTCGTGATGGCACCGGCAACTCATCGACACGCAGCGGTGATCAGCTGAGCATCTATTCGCACACGTCATCCTCATCGGCACCGAATTCATCGTTGTCGCTGCGCAAACGTCATCCCTCATCGCCCACACTCTCCACCACCAGCTCAACATCGTCGACCAGCGATCATCATAATCGCCGCAATATGGCGCACAATAATAACTCAAAATTTGGAATCGCCTCCCCGCAAGCCGTCAAAAAGATACTGGCGCTATCCGATCCGACGAAAGTGCGTCCACATCAGCCGTTTACAGCGCGTCATTCCGGCatgccaccaccaccgccaccactGCTAGTGAATACGCCGCATCACATGCTTGCGCATGCGTACAGCAACACGCCAGCGGGCATGCCTTTAACTGCCGCTACTGGCACTTCCACAACGCCAAGTCCGTGTACGCATCGACGTCTGGCATCCGGCAGCAATTCAATGCCAACAG GTAATATGGTACCCGTTCGGGCCATACATGAACGTTCAAATTCGGATACGCCAACGCCACCATTACCATCTGTTGATCTCTCAGTTGAAAGCAGCAGCGTTACAACATTTCGTGACTTGCCTTTGCGCAAATCTGTGACTTCGG GCTCGGTGTCATCCAGCGACAGCGGACACGGCTCATATGCGCAACAACATGACACTAGTAGCTCGGTTTACACCGCCGCCGATTGCCGACTGCTCCAGCAAATCTCCAATACGGCGGCACGCAATTTGAGCGGAAGCGGCGGCGCTGGCAGCACTAGCAGCAGCAGTAATAGTAGTAGCGGCAGCAATGGCAGCGCACCAACTACACCGGTACCACCACCGCCACCGTATCACATGTTGCGCAGCGCTGCACACAATGCCGCCAATAGCATGTATCACGCGAATGCAACGAGTGCGGCACCGTTGCCGCCACCGCCCTACACGCGCTTGCATTGTGGTGAGACCATGGTTGCGCCGCTGATGCATCCGGCACACACACGACATTCCAATATGCATG GTGGCACTCCGAGTTTCGTTgatggcaacaacaaatgcccaATGTGCCCGACAATGTCGCCACCATCAAATATGAATCAGTAA
- the LOC126751970 gene encoding rap guanine nucleotide exchange factor 2 isoform X2, protein MDPYHHIRHHYPPTRPELQQKCNRGSHSSDTSSAYSGSDTMASVYGSSMDAEEIDLSGLVESVVDSDEEDLAESMDSLNVRDAVRDCLEKDPSERTEEDVEILLEFTQGLKAFTNITLAVRRALCAVMVFAVVDKAGTVVMSDGEELDSWSVLINGAVEIEHANGTREELQMGDSFGILPTMDKLYHRGVMRTKCDDCQFVCITQTDYYRIQHQGEENTRRHEDEDGRIVMVTELRQIGSNEHGTTGSNASAASAAGMKRGHVVIRGTPERLLQQLVEENSMTDPTYVEDFLLTQRIFIKNPQEVTQKLLAWFECDAEPPKGSTASPQEIRDRVTRVVLLWVNNHFTDFEADHEMMEFLEVFEAGLEHTRLLSQLRLLHIACAAKARMRSCTLTRSSRDEPLNFNIIGGYEMRGITAATGGGGCGIYIAHVVPGSKAQDVGLKRGDQIHEVNGQSFEHVTSKRAMEILMGSTHLSITVKSNLLGFKEMMLAIEQGGNGSSGSNGAGTPIGSGSGSSGGSLGSKSLRSPRRICANDIAKLHGRCMLDDMTTTNRSHMLRLSSVDMLLPTDQTDCCPPATPPPIMPQQPSSGGGNMASNFMSNLLQSVSNASARKDSQANCNDGGGGSKGGGFMTLAPRRRIQKALAKMNLLQHKSIGGAGLNDSVDIATPTETMSQKAGKLTTSSSSSSSTCGGVGGGNRLYQSQSNPDLSSSLLYEDATSLTTSTATAPTPTPNYLTASMHRPSAVSTTSSAMLPDYPEHVLKVFKADQSCKYLLINKETTAHEVVMLALQEFGIHDPSSNYSLCEVSVGEGGMVKQRRLPDQLQNLAERIGFAARYYLKTNGSTETLVPDELALELVRESSVHFLQLNAYELAIQLTLQDFAIFRQIESTEYIDDLFNLKTKYGVPMLTKFAELVNREMFWVVTEICSEHNIVRRMKIVKQFIKIARHCKECRNFNSMFAIISGLGHAAVSRLRLTWEKLPSKYQRLFSDLQDLMDPSRNMSKYRQLVSSELLAQHPIIPFYPIVKKDLTFIHLGNDTRIEGLINFEKLRMLAKEVRLLTHMCSSPYDLLAILELKGQSPSNALFSLNQLSTSQNAGGTHSTVIAANAGQSTIKRRKKSTAAPNPKKMFEEAQMVRRVKAYLNNLKIISDEDALHKFSLECEPSSNSQTHGSSGGSTRGESGLGRDGTGNSSTRSGDQLSIYSHTSSSSAPNSSLSLRKRHPSSPTLSTTSSTSSTSDHHNRRNMAHNNNSKFGIASPQAVKKILALSDPTKVRPHQPFTARHSGMPPPPPPLLVNTPHHMLAHAYSNTPAGMPLTAATGTSTTPSPCTHRRLASGSNSMPTVESSSVTTFRDLPLRKSVTSGSVSSSDSGHGSYAQQHDTSSSVYTAADCRLLQQISNTAARNLSGSGGAGSTSSSSNSSSGSNGSAPTTPVPPPPPYHMLRSAAHNAANSMYHANATSAAPLPPPPYTRLHCGETMVAPLMHPAHTRHSNMHGGTPSFVDGNNKCPMCPTMSPPSNMNQ, encoded by the exons TATCCACCCACGCGTCCcgaattgcaacaaaaatgcaaTCGCGGCTCACATTCGAGTGACACAAGCTCAGCGTATAGTGGCAGCGATACAATGGCGTCTGTATACGGCTCCTCAATGGATGCGGAGGAGATCGATCTCTCCGGTTTGGTGGAGTCGGTGGTGGACTCCGATGAGGAGGACTTGGCGGAGAGTATGGAT AGTCTAAATGTGCGCGATGCGGTGCGTGATTGCCTGGAGAAAGATCCCTCTGAACGCACAGAGGAAGATGTCGAAATACTGCTGGAATTCACACAAGGTTTGAAGGCCTTCACCAATATAACGTTGGCGGTGCGACGCGCACTCTGTGCCGTCATGGTGTTTGCTGTAGTCGACAAAGCAGGCACAGTGGTGATGTCCGATGGTGAAGAGCTCGATTCCTGGTCGGTGCTTATTAATGGCGCCGTCGAGATTGAGCATGCGAATGGCACACGTGAAGAACTGCAAATGGGTGATTCCTTTGGCATACTACCCACCATGGATAAGCTATATCATCGTGGTGTAATGCGTACGAAATGTGACGATTGTCAGTTCGTTTGCATAACACAAACCGATTACTATCGCATACAGCATCAGGGTGAGGAAAACACACGACGACACGAAGATGAGGATGGGCGCATAGTGATGGTCACGGAATTGCGTCAAATCGGCAGCAATGAACATGGTACAACAGGTAGTAATGCGAGCGCCGCCAGCGCCGCGGGCATGAAGCGTGGTCATGTGGTGATACGCGGCACACCCGAACGTTTGCTGCAACAGTTGGTGGAGGAGAATTCAATGACTGATCCGACATATGTGGAGGATTTTTTGCTCACACAACgtattttcatcaaaaaccCACAAGAGGTAACGCAAAAGCTGCTCGCCTGGTTCGAATGTGATGCCGAACCGCCAAAGGGCAGCACAGCGTCACCACAAGAGATACGCGACCGTGTCACACGCGTCGTCTTGTTGTGGGTGAACAATCATTTTACCGATTTTGAGGCTGATCATGAAATGATGGAGTTCCTGGAGGTATTCGAGGCTGGTTTGGAGCACACGCGACTGCTGAGTCAGCTGCGTTTGCTGCATATAGCATGTGCGGCCAAAGCGCGCATGCGTAGTTGTACATTGACACGTTCGTCACGTGATGAACCTTTAAACTTCAATATTATTGGCGGTTATGAGATGCGCGGCATTACCGCAGCAACCGGCGGTGGCGGTTGTGGCATATACATAGCACATGTAGTGCCCGGTTCGAAGGCGCAAGATGTGGGTCTCAAGCGTGGCGATCAAATACACGAGGTGAACGGTCAGTCCTTCGAACATGTGACGAGTAAACGTGCAATGGAAATACTGATGGGTAGCACACATCTGAGCATAACGGTAAAAAGCAATCTGCTTGGCTTCAAAGAGATGATGTTAGCCATTGAACAAGGTGGCAATGGCAGCAGTGGTAGCAATGGTGCCGGCACGCCTATCGGTAGTGGCAGCGGCAGCAGTGGCGGCTCGCTAGGCAGCAAATCATTGCGTAGTCCACGTCGTATATGCGCCAACGACATTGCCAAATTACATGGACGCTGTATGTTGGACGATATGACCACCACAAATCGTTCGCATATGCTGCGACTCAGCTCAGTCGATATGTTATTGCCCACGGACCAAACAGACTGTTGTCCGCCAGCCACGCCACCGCCGATTATGCCGCAACAGCCGAGTAGCGGTGGTGGTAATATGGCCAGTAATTTTATGTCGAATCTTTTGCAAAGCGTTAGTAATGCATCGGCGCGAAAAGACTCGCAAGCTAATTGCAATGACGGCGGTGGCGGCTCAAAAGGTGGCGGTTTTATGACGCTTGCGCCAAGACGTCGCATACAAAAAGCGCTAGCGAAAATGAATTTGTTGCAGCACAAAAGCATCGGTGGCGCCGGTTTGAATGATTCTGTCGATATAGCCACGCCCACGGAGACGATGTCACAAAAAGCCGGCAAATTAACCACTTCCTCTTCCAGTTCCTCATCTACCTGCGGCGGTGTTGGCGGCGGTAATCGCCTATACCAATCGCAATCCAATCCGGATTTGAGTTCATCACTGCTGTATGAAGATGCCACTTCTTTAACAACCAGCACTGCTACAGCGCCTACGCCAACACCCAACTATCTGACTGCCTCCATGCATCGGCCATCGGCCGTTTCCACAACAAGCTCCGCTATGCTGCCCGATTATCCCGAGCATGTGTTGAAAGTCTTCAAAGCCGATCAGTCATGCAAGTATTTGCTCATCAATAAGGAGACGACGGCGCACGAAGTTGTTATGTTGGCGCTGCAAGAGTTTGGCATACATGACCCCAGCTCGAATTATTCGCTTTGTGAGGTTAGCGTCGGTGAGGGTGGCATGGTGAAACAACGTCGCCTGCCCGATCAACTGCAGAACTTAGCCGAACGTATTGGTTTTGCAGCGCGCTACTATTTGAAAACAAACGGCAGTACCGAAACACTGGTGCCCGACGAATTGGCGCTCGAGTTGGTGCGTGAGTCGAGTGTGCATTTTCTGCAGCTGAACGCCTACGAGTTGGCCATACAATTGACACTGCAGGACTTCGCCATCTTTCGGCAAATCGAATCGACTGAGTATATCGATGATCTGTTCAATCTGAAGACGAAATATGGTGTGCCAATGTTAACGAAATTTGCCGAACTCGTTAATCGTGAAATGTTTTGGGTCGTCACCGAGATCTGCAGTGAACACAATATTGTGCGTCGCATGAAaattgtcaagcaatttataaAGATTGCGCGTCACTGCAAAGAGTGTCGCAACTTCAATTCCATGTTCGCCATCATATCCGGACTCGGACATGCGGCTGTATCACGCTTGCGTCTTACCTGGGAAAAACTACCATCTAAATATCAACGGCTCTTCTCCGACTTGCAGGATCTCATGGACCCCTCACGCAACATGTCAAAATATCGCCAACTTGTCTCTTCCGAGCTGCTCGCACAACACCCCATCATACCGTTCTATCCGATTGTAAAGAAGGATCTCACCTTCATTCATCTTGGCAATGACACGCGTATCGAAGGTCTcataaactttgaaaaattacgTATGCTCGCCAAAGAGGTGCGTCTACTAACGCATATGTGCTCATCGCCCTACGATCTGCTCGCCATACTCGAACTTAAAGGTCAATCGCCCTCGAATGCGCTCTTCTCGCTCAATCAGCTGTCCACTTCACAAAATGCCGGTGGCACACACAGCACCGTTATTGCCGCTAATGCCGGCCAATCGACTATTAAGCGTCGCAAAAAGTCTACAGCGGCACCGAATCCAAAGAAAATGTTCGAAGAGGCACAAATGGTGCGTCGCGTCAAGGCATACCtgaataatttgaaaatcatCAGCGATGAGGATGCACTGCACAAATTCTCGCTTGAATGCGAACCGTCATCCAATTCACAAACACATGGCAGCAGCGGCGGTAGTACGCGTGGTGAGAGCGGTTTGGGTCGTGATGGCACCGGCAACTCATCGACACGCAGCGGTGATCAGCTGAGCATCTATTCGCACACGTCATCCTCATCGGCACCGAATTCATCGTTGTCGCTGCGCAAACGTCATCCCTCATCGCCCACACTCTCCACCACCAGCTCAACATCGTCGACCAGCGATCATCATAATCGCCGCAATATGGCGCACAATAATAACTCAAAATTTGGAATCGCCTCCCCGCAAGCCGTCAAAAAGATACTGGCGCTATCCGATCCGACGAAAGTGCGTCCACATCAGCCGTTTACAGCGCGTCATTCCGGCatgccaccaccaccgccaccactGCTAGTGAATACGCCGCATCACATGCTTGCGCATGCGTACAGCAACACGCCAGCGGGCATGCCTTTAACTGCCGCTACTGGCACTTCCACAACGCCAAGTCCGTGTACGCATCGACGTCTGGCATCCGGCAGCAATTCAATGCCAACAG TTGAAAGCAGCAGCGTTACAACATTTCGTGACTTGCCTTTGCGCAAATCTGTGACTTCGG GCTCGGTGTCATCCAGCGACAGCGGACACGGCTCATATGCGCAACAACATGACACTAGTAGCTCGGTTTACACCGCCGCCGATTGCCGACTGCTCCAGCAAATCTCCAATACGGCGGCACGCAATTTGAGCGGAAGCGGCGGCGCTGGCAGCACTAGCAGCAGCAGTAATAGTAGTAGCGGCAGCAATGGCAGCGCACCAACTACACCGGTACCACCACCGCCACCGTATCACATGTTGCGCAGCGCTGCACACAATGCCGCCAATAGCATGTATCACGCGAATGCAACGAGTGCGGCACCGTTGCCGCCACCGCCCTACACGCGCTTGCATTGTGGTGAGACCATGGTTGCGCCGCTGATGCATCCGGCACACACACGACATTCCAATATGCATG GTGGCACTCCGAGTTTCGTTgatggcaacaacaaatgcccaATGTGCCCGACAATGTCGCCACCATCAAATATGAATCAGTAA